The following DNA comes from Heliangelus exortis chromosome 2, bHelExo1.hap1, whole genome shotgun sequence.
CATCCCCAGGGTACAGGGTATGAGGGGTAGAGGGGGCTTCCCAGAGGGTTGATTTTCAGCTGAGCCTTCCTCCCAAAAATCAATCTCAGGCACTAATTAAGCTCACGGTGATTGCTGTGTCCGTGGGGAGGCTGAGCCCACGGGGACAGCAATGGGGACAGAGTGGGGTTACAAGTGGTGGGCATTGGCCATTCCCCGGGCCCCAGGAGtgtggggagatgctggggggaGACCACGGCCCGTGCCAGGGGAGTTGCAGGTGTGGGAGCCTGTGGGcaaacacagccctggggaagggggtGCCAGGGGGAGTCCTGCGCTGATACACTGGGGGAGTGGGGCTGTGGCCGCATCCACGAGCATCCCGTGCCCCCAGGGGTCCCATACCGAGGGGCTCCACGCTCCCGGGGGTCCCGTACCCCTGAGCATGCCACACCCCGGGGGTCCCGCACCCCtgtgggctggggctgcctcctGGGTGCCACAGCCCCCCCTGCACATCAGTTCCCGACCCCCGCAGCGGCTGGCGGTGGGGTGGGTGCCCCCggccgccccctcccctctcaCCACGGCGAAGTCCCGGGCGGTGCAGTCGGTGCCGCGGAAGGAGCAGTACAGCAGCATCTCCGCCAGGTCGTGGCCCGTCCGGTTGTAGAACTCAGCCATGCTGAAAGGTTTGGCCTTAAAGTCCCTGAAGTTGGCTTTGTCCCGCAGGGTGGCCAGGACGCGGGGCTCGGCTAGGGGAGGGTGGGTTTCCCGGACCCCCGCCCGCCCGtccagcagggccagcagctccCCGGCGTGGAACAAATCGTTACGGGTCAGTTTGGAGAAGCGAAACTCGTTGAGGTTGCAGATGGTGATGGCCGGGAAGGTCAGGTTGGTGGCCGCCACTTCGTCCAGTTTGGTGACGTGGGGGTAGGTGAGGAAGTGGGCGACGCGCTGCGCGCACACCCCCAACAGCAGCCCCAGAGACCCCAAGAAGAAGCCCACCCAGAGCCCCCGCCGCAGCCAGGCCCCCCCCTGGGTGAAGATGTGCCCGATGCCGTGCAGCGAGGAGCGGTGGGCGAAGCTCCGAAGCCGGGACCCCTCCGACGAGACCTCCCCCCCAACGCCCCCCCAGCTCGACCTCATCCTGAACCCCCCCCGCGCTCAGCCCCCCCGACCCCCCGCCTGACCCCGGCCCATGGCCCcgggggggctcaggggggcTGCGGGAAGGAGGATGGGCAGGGAAGAGGGGGcaaggggcaggcaggggagaaCCGGGACCCCACCGCGCTGCTGCTGCGGAGACCCCGacccccgccccgctcccggTTCCGCTCCCGCCGCTCGGCGCAGCCGCTGCTGCTCTGCGGCCGCACCCCCACCGCCCCCCCCGGTatccgcccccccccccccccccccggctccacCCTCCCCCGGAGAACGCGGAGCCGgccgggctgggggggggagggttcACCTCCCCGACCCCCGGGCAAGGACCCCCCAGCTGAGCCCGGAACTGAGCTGAGGGGCATCACCCCCCCCCCGAGCTGAAGAGACGGGTCCGGCCGGAGACCCCCCGGGAGCGTGGGGTACAGGGGGGGCAGCTCCCTGCCGCAGGGTGGGCCCTGGGACCCCCCTCCCGACGGGAgatccagccccagccccggtGGGTCATAAAGGGGACTCCCCATCCCGGGAGGAGTCACACAGGGGTCCCCACCACCCCGGGGGTGATGCAGGGGACCCTGATCACAGCGGGTTCTGCCCCCAGTTTCAGGGTGACAGAAGGGATATCCCACCCTGGGGAGCAATGCAGGGCTCTCCCAacccgggggggggggcaacACCGGGGTCCCCATCTTGGAGGATCACACGGGGGTCCCCCACCCCGAGGTGGGGGGTGCATAACACGGGGCTGTGTGTgcccctcccagcagagccccacGGCCACCTTCCATCCCTGATTTAttggggagcagccaggggttccccccgcccccccgggGGTGCTCAGCTCCCATCTTGCTGCTGCCGTCGGATGAGCTCGGCGTAGAGACCCCCCCGCTGCACCAGCTCCTCGTGTGTCCCTGCCTGAGGGGACAGCAGTGTCACACAGCATGGGGACACCCACATTGGTGACACCCCTTGCCCACGTCCCCCTCCCagccagccccccccccccccagctcctcgTGGGTCCCTGCCTGCAGGGACACCCACCTGGGACATCCATGTTGGTGACACCCAGGTGTCCCCCCCTGCCCTTCCACCCACCGCcttctgtgtcccccccctgcCTTCCACCCCTCCACCcaccccctctgccccagctcctggttGGTCACCCAGATTGGAGACACCTACGTTGGTGCCACCCAGGTTGTTGCCACCCAGGTTGGGGCCATCCCTGCCCATGtccccctcccagcctgctCTGCACCAGCTCCTGCGGGGTCCCTGCCTGCGGACACAGCAGTGTCacacccctggggacaccctcTTGGTGACCCCCTCCGTCCCTCCTGCTGACCTCGGCCACCCGTCCCCGTGCCAGCACCACGATGCAGTGGGCGCCCCGCACGGTGCTGAGGCGGTGGGCGATGACCAGGACGGTGCGGCCACGGCTGGCCCGGTCCAGAGCCTCCTGCACCGCTCGCTCCGACTCTGCGTCCAGGGCACTGGTGGCCTCGTCCAGGATGAGCACCTGGGGGTCCTTCAGCAGGGCCCGGGCGATGGCCACCCGCTGCTTCTGGCCCCCCGACAGTGCCACGCCACGCTCGCCTGCGGGGACAGCACcggggacactggggacactgctgggggACACCAGGGCCACTGCCCAGGTGACAGTTACCAGGACCACCATCAGGGTGACACTGGGACCACCACTGGGCGGCACCAGGGTCAGTACCAGGGTGACACTGGAACCACAGCTGGGCGACACTGGGACCAGCACCAGAGTGATGCCAAGGGCACCATTGAGGCAGCCACAAGCATGACAGTGGGGCCACTGCAAGGTgacagcagctccagtgctgggGTGACACCGGGACCACCATAGGGTGACACTGGGGCTACCACCAGGGTGATGCTGGGACCACCATGGGGCAACACCAGAGACACTGcctgggggacactggggtCACCATGGGGTGACACAGGGACCACCATTGGATGCCACTGGGACCACTCCGGTGGGGTGACACCGGGGCCACCGCAGCTCCACCACAGGATGAACCCGGCACACACCCACCAGGGTCCGGTAGCCCCCCACAGGGTGTGGTAGCCCTCCGGTGGCACGTACCCACCAGGGTGTGGTAGCCCTCGGGGAAGGCTCTGATGAAGCCGTCGGCGTTGGCCATCCGGGCCGCGCTCTCCACTTCGGCGTCGGAGGCCCCGGGGCGCCCGAATCGGATGTTCTCCAGGATGGAGGTGCCGAACAGCACCGGCTCCTGCACACCCACTCGTGTGGCTGGGGGGCCCGCAgtcacccccagcagccccccggcagcccccagccccccctagGCTGATGAAgtccctgcagccaggagggGTCCAgaccccccacagccccccacccccccctagcagccccccaggagccccacaccccccagcagcatcccagccccccaggagccccacaccccccagcagcatcccagacccccagcagcccccccccaACCCTCTCCCCACCTGGCTGATGAATCCCAGGACCTTCCCCCGCAGCCAGGAGGGGTCCAGCTCCGCGATGTCCCTCCCGTCCAGGGTGATGGTGCCACGGGTGGGCTCATAGAACCgctccagcagtgctgccacTGTCGACTTCCctgggggagggagcagccctCAGACCCCTGGGACCCCAACCCAACCCTGAACCCCAGCCCCCTATTTCTGGGACCCCCAACCCAACCCTGCCCActggctcccagctcccttgcccaccccctgccccccaggacccccacccAAGCCCTGACCTCCACCTCCCAAGCCCCTtgcccaccccctgcccctcgGGACCCCTGCCCACTCTTTCCCTGGgtctcccagctccctgccccccagAACCCCCGCTCaccccttcccccagctcccagcccccagGGACCAGCAAGGGGCTGAGTCAGTGCCCCCAGGGGTGGGACCCCCCGGGCAGAGGGACCCCCACCCAAAGGGTGtgtggggtgggctgggggggtcccggTGTGGGGGGTGGTACCTTCCCCCGAGGGTCCCACGATGGCCACTGTCTTGCCGGGGGGCAGGGTGAGGCTGAAGTCCTGCAGGACGGGGTGCCCAGGGCGGGTGGGGtagctgtggggagagggcagggggcTGCATGAGGAGGGGGCCAGAACTGGGGGAGAGTGGATCAGGGCCAAGGGGGATGCCCAGGATGGGGGGGaggagctgtggggagaggggcagggggctgggagagCCAGAGAACAGCCCTCAGCCCTCGAGGGTACCCCGGGGGGTCTCACCTGAAGGAGACATGGTTGAAGGAGATGTGGCCGAGCAGGGAGTGGTGGGGGATGGAGCCCCCTCCCCGCAGCCCCACGCTGGGCTCCAGACGCAGCAGCTCCAGGACGCGGGCGCCGGCGCTCAGACCCCGCACCACCTGGGGGGGAGTGGGAGACCCCAGCCCCTGGGACCCCCACAGCCTGCCCCCCAGTACCTGATTCCCCAGGATCTGCCCCCCAGCTCAAAgacccccagcccctgcccatgggctcccattccctgctccccaaaacctgggacccccagctcctgctcccccactccctgccccccagctacaggaccccccagcccccctaGGGCCCCCATTCCCTGCCCCTCAGCTGTAAGACCCCTAAGCCCCTGCCCCCCCAGCTAtaggacccccccagcccctgccccctgGTTGCAGACCCCCCTCTACCTGCCCCATCAGGATGGAGATGCTGGCCATGGACCTGGGGGTGCAAAGGGGATCTCAGGGCTGGGGCACATGTGAGGGAGGATTGGGAGAGGGATGGGTGGGCTGGGGGAGTCTTGGAGGGGTCTCAGGTGGGTTCTGACCTTTGGACTGTCTGTGAGGCCACCAAGAAGGACATGAGGTCCCCTGGAGAGAGCTGATCCCCGGCCATCAGGGACCCCCCCACGAAGATGGTCCCCAGGACAACGGCTGTGGGGAAGGGGCGGCTGTGAGACCCCCAGGGGGGGTCTAACCCACAGAATCCCCTTGTTCCTGACCCACAGAAACCCCCTAGTCCTGCCCCAGGGATCCCTCTTGGTTCTGCCCCACAAAAAGCCCAGATCCCACCCCCCCTGTGTCCTGCCCCAATGGCACCCCCTGGGTCTGCcccacagcactgccaagtcctgCACCATGGCCCCTCAGGTCCCACCCCCTGATCCCCCATGTcctgtcccccagccccccactcCCTGCCCCCCAACCCCTGTATCCTGCCCCCCAGCCCATGTCCTGCCCCCTGGCCCCCCATTCTCTGCCTCCCAGcccctgttccctgctccccacaccCTGATGTCCTCTGCCCCTCCTcgtgtccccccaccccatgtccccccacCCTGTGTCCCCACCATTgagggccaggctggagagtCCCTGGAAGGCAGCGATGCCGAGCCCCAGACGCTCGCTCAGCAGCCCAGCTCGATCCACCTCGGTGCAGTACAGCCTGGGGGGCAGAGACCCTGACCCTGCAATGcaccccccaccacccccagacccccaccaccacccccagtCCTCCTCTGCCACATCCCACCACGCCCGGGCCCCACCACTGCCCCTACCatcccccagagccccccagcccctctcccaccctTTGGCCCTGCCCCCCCCACACCCTATCCCACTGTTACTCTGCCCCCATTGTTGTCCCCCAGACACCCCTCATCTCCCCTCAAAACCGCCAGCCCCCCATTGCCATTCCCCACTGCCTCCCCCCAGAAACaaccccagccccctcagccccccaTTGCTGCCTCCCAGGACCCCCATTGTCCCCCAGAACCCCcgctgccccccctcccctcaccccgcctgctgctcctccatggCGAAGGCTCTCACGGTCCGGACATTCCCCAGTGCCTCATCAGCCACCACGGTGGCCTTGGCCACCTGTGGGGACATGGGACATGCAGAGACACCCCCCACTCCACCCCTGGGGTGGGTTCCTGAGGGGTTTTTGGCGGGTTACCTTCTCCTGGGCCCTCTGACAGACCCAGGAGGGTCTCCACGCCCAccagggtggggacaggggacgTGAATGGGGACCCCACTGGGACAGCACCcctgggggggtccctgtggggttTGGAATGGGGGGTTACCTGGTCCTGTGCCTGCCGGGAAAGCCCACGCAGCCCGGAGCCCAGGAGGGTCCCGATGCCCACCAGGGTGGGCAGCgccagcaccagcagccccgTCAGCTTGGGGGACAGCAGGTACAGGGACACGAAGCCACCCAGCGTCTGGGTGCCACTGCGCAGGCCCTGGGGGATGGgcagggtgggtgggggtcccgAGGAGTGTGTGGGGTGGTCCcggtgccccccaccccagctcacctggGAGATGACGAGCTTGAAGGAGGACTTGAACTCCTGGACATCAGCTGTCAGCCGTGCCACCAGCTGCCCCGTACGGGTGGCATCGAAGAAAGCCAcgtcctgcctgccagggggtGTGGGACCCTCAGCCCAGACACAgccccctcctgtccccagcctcaCCACccaccttcccccagcccccccttaCTGTCCCCCAGACCTCCCTGAATCCCCATGCCCCGTCCCCTTGCTGTGCCTCTGTcaccctccctctcctcctgccctctctccctctccccccctgtccccatccccatccccctgccctctccccctGTCCATTCCCTCTatccctcttctcctcccccccatcccctctccccctgtccccactcctcctcttcccctgacctcctgtccctctccccctgtccctgtgtccccgtccctctctccccctgtccccatccccctgtccctgtccccgcGGTACCGCAGTAGGGACATGAAGAGCTCCTTTCTCATGTTCCCCGCCAGCCGCTCTCCGGCCCGCGCCAGCAGCGCGATGTACCCGAACGtcagcagcccctgggggagcggcagggatggagggggcgCGGGGCAGCCCCGGGACCCCCCCGGCCCCGTCCCAccccggggggtggggggcacccacCTGCAGGCAGTGGAGCCCCAGCAGGCGCAGCGCCGGGAGGCGGACGGCGGCCACGTAACGGGGAAAGAGACCCCCGGCACAGCCCGCGACCGCGTCCACCAACTGCCCCAGCACCACCGGAACACGGACCGACACCAGAGCCGAACACAGCGCCAGCTGCCCGCGGGGACACCCCTCAGGCACTGGGGACAggggatagggacagggagaggggatgggaaacaggggacagggcagggactcaggggacaaggacagggggaCCGGGTACAGGGTGTGGGGACAGGGGAagggggacaggggcagggggACGTGCACCCTCACCGGGGTCATGACCAGCaccagctggggacagggaacACGGGGGTCACTGCACAGGGACATGGGGTCAGGGGTTAGGGCCCAGGGACACGCAGATGGTGACAAGGGCCATGGTCAGTgccagctggggacagaggtcATGGCATGGGGACAGGAGGGTCACGGCTTGGGGGTGGCAGATGTGGGGATTGGAGGTGACACCAGATGGGGACAGTGAGTGCCAGGTCGTGGGGACATGGGGTATCACACGGGTGGGGACACGGGGTGTCAtggcacagggacagggggtGTCACAGGGGTGGTGGGTATCACATAAGGCACAGGGATGGGGTCAGTGTCATGGCATGAGGGTGGCACAGGGACGGGGAgggtggcaggggggtggcagtgccccccactcaccagcacagcagccGAGAGTGCCAGGAGCTGTGGGCGCAGGAAGGTCCAGAAGAGCGGCCAGTCAAAGGGGGGCTCcgaggagggctggggggacTCAGAGGGCTCGGGGACCGGGACGGGGGACAGGGTGGCCTCCTGGCAGCGGGCGGCCAAGCCCACCCCCCCTATCAGGGCACAGCCGGCCAGGGGTCCggccaggagcaggcagagccgGGTTGGGGTGGGAGGACATGGGGGGTGGCGGGGGGGGACGACCAGCCCCGGGCGGATCCCCCCATACCTGAAACTGGGGAGACGGTGAGTGTGGGGTACCCCAACGGGACCCTGCGCCCACCCAGGGGACAGAGATCACCCAGAGGGGGCTGTGTCGTGTGTGTCCCCCCAGGCACAGTCCTGTCACCCGGGGacagcccccccacccctcccggTGCTCCCGGAATCACCCCCCCAGCCGAACACCAGCACCCCCCACCAATGGGGGTCCCACCACCCCCACACCGACCCCAGCTCCCCCAACACGAGGTGCCCCGGTACCTCTCGGAACCCCCCGGAACCCCTCACCGCACCCTTGGCCCCGGAGACCCCAGACCCCGGGATCCCCAGGGGACCCAGGAGTTCAGGTCCCCTCCCTCCCGGAGGCCCCGCCTGCCCCCCCGGTGGGACCCCCGGCCCGGTTCTCCCCGGTACCTGCACCCCGGGCCGGGGGAGCCCCGCAGAGAGAGAGGGACCGGGCGGAACCGAGCCCCAAGGCCGAGCAACCGGAGCAGCGGTAGCGGCATGGCGGGAGGGGGAGGAACCggggcgggaggaggaggaaccgGGGCGGGCAGGGGCGGGACGATCGGGGataggcagggacaggggacagacAGGGACAGGCACGGGGCGGGAAGGAACAGAGCGGGGcgggcaggggacaggcagagggCGGGGAGGatcagggacagggacaggcacagggacagggacagggacagggacagggggtgggaaggggcaggaggcGGGAAGGGACAGGAGGcgggaagggacagggacaggcagggacaggggacgGGAAGGGGCAGGGATCTGGCAGGGGCTCCTCACCGGGCTCTGCACCCCCCACGCACCGGCCCCTCGCCCCAGCACCCGCAACCTGTTCCCCGCTCATCCCTCACCCCGCCAGCCCCCGGAGCATCCTCCGGGACCCCCCAGGCCCTCGCTCCTGGCCCTGCACCGgcccagcccccccctcccacgACCCCCGCCATGCCCGGTGGTCGGAGAGGGTGGCGGTGCCTGGGGGGGTGCGGGGACAGGTGAGACCCcacagaggggacacaggggacaccGACGGAGCCGCAGGTGaggtgggacagggagaggggacacGGGAATAAGTGGGGTGACCCCCTTCCTCCCGGCCGCGGTCACAGTGCTTTTGGGGTCCATGTCACCACGGGGGTCGTGTCCCCACCCGGAGGGCCTGCGGGGTGGTGGTGGGCACACCGCGAGGACACTGGGGCACAAGTGTCCTCATGGGGGGGTCACCGGGGCCTTCGGCCATGTCACACAGGGGGCTGTGTCGGGGGCCTGAGCGCCAaagtggtgctgctgggatgaCACGGGGGTCCCTTGGCTGTTGGCACCACCCGGGCTATTTTCGGGTGGGTGTAGGGGGGGACACCCGATCCCGGGGTACGGGGGggcattccccccccccccaatcccaGACACAGGGGGCCCCGGGGGGCTGCTCCAGAGAAGGAACCCCCCCTGACCACCCGCTCCCGCCCCCCAGGGTCTGCGTAGACCCCGCTCTGGGAGATGCCGCTGGGCGGCTgggccgaggaggaggaggaggaagagcagtcCACGATCTAACGAGTCTCCGCTCCGGTGGGTGACGGCGGCACAGCCTGGGACCCCCGGCCCGGGACCCCCGGGGGCTGGCAGTGGCTGATGCAGGGGTCTGTGCCGGGGTCCCACCACCAGGGTCCCCCCGGCGGGGGGGGTTCTGAATGTGCTGGGAGCTGCCGGGGCCGTTGCCGGTTCCGGTGGAGGTGCTGACCGGAATCGGGCACAGCGGGGAGGGGTCTCTGCTGCCCGGGGGGGCCGGGTGGTCGGGCCGATTGTGCCTCTGCAGACCCCCAACCCGGGGCCTCACTGGTGGGGCAGACCCCACTCCGTGTGCTGTATTGAGGTGGGGTCCCGGGGGATCccatcctggggctggggctgcccccctGCCGATCCAGGCAATAAAGGTTCGCAGAGGGGCTGTGCCAGTGGTGATTGCGGTGGGGGGGGGCTGAGAGTGACACTGGGGTAGTGTGGGTGGTGCTGTGGGGGTGCAGGGTCGAAGGGGTGGGCACTGGGATTACCCCCCTTCGACTGGGatgctgccccctccctgactGGCATACTGGGATGTCACCTCCGGCCCCGCCCATGTCCGGGTGCCCCCAGCACAGTGTGGCCCAGCCCCCCGGTGCCCCCCACCCTATTCCCCAATACCGGGGCAGGCAAAGCTCCAGGCCGGGGGTATCAAAACTAAAACCTTTACTGGGGCCACAGTGGGGAGTGGGAGCAGCTGTGGGGCCccccgtgtccctgtccccatggtcAGGGTGGGGGTCCCGGCCGCCCCCTCTcctgcagggagaaggattGGCTGCGGATGCGGAATGCCACCTCCTGCGTGCGGAATGTCAGCCCAAAAATGTCCTCGTGGTAACGGTTCTTGTcctgggggagggggctggcatcagggatgggggggacagggacaggggtgggatggggatgagatGGATACGAGATGGGAATGGGATAGGTATGGGAGTGAGATGGCAATGGGGACAAggttggggacagggacaggatgGGGGTGGAGCCAGGGGTGAGGACAGGATACAatggagaagggatgggagggggacagggaggggatggggatggaatgaagatgggatggggacatggaGAGGAACAAGGATGGGGACAGTATGGGGCCAGGGCCAAGGATGAGATAgggccagggatggggacaagagcagagacagagacTGGGacaaggctggagctggggaccaGCATGTGGTGGAGACAGATGCAGGCACAGGATGGGGAAAGAGCTGGG
Coding sequences within:
- the ABCB8 gene encoding mitochondrial potassium channel ATP-binding subunit isoform X2, encoding MPLPLLRLLGLGARFRPVPLSLRGSPGPGCRYGGIRPGLVVPPRHPPCPPTPTRLCLLLAGPLAGCALIGGVGLAARCQEATLSPVPVPEPSESPQPSSEPPFDWPLFWTFLRPQLLALSAAVLLALCSALVSVRVPVVLGQLVDAVAGCAGGLFPRYVAAVRLPALRLLGLHCLQGLLTFGYIALLARAGERLAGNMRKELFMSLLRQDVAFFDATRTGQLVARLTADVQEFKSSFKLVISQVSWGGGHRDHPTHSSGPPPTLPIPQGLRSGTQTLGGFVSLYLLSPKLTGLLVLALPTLVGIGTLLGSGLRGLSRQAQDQVAKATVVADEALGNVRTVRAFAMEEQQAGLYCTEVDRAGLLSERLGLGIAAFQGLSSLALNAVVLGTIFVGGSLMAGDQLSPGDLMSFLVASQTVQRSMASISILMGQVVRGLSAGARVLELLRLEPSVGLRGGGSIPHHSLLGHISFNHVSFSYPTRPGHPVLQDFSLTLPPGKTVAIVGPSGEGKSTVAALLERFYEPTRGTITLDGRDIAELDPSWLRGKVLGFISQEPVLFGTSILENIRFGRPGASDAEVESAARMANADGFIRAFPEGYHTLVGERGVALSGGQKQRVAIARALLKDPQVLILDEATSALDAESERAVQEALDRASRGRTVLVIAHRLSTVRGAHCIVVLARGRVAEAGTHEELVQRGGLYAELIRRQQQDGS
- the ABCB8 gene encoding mitochondrial potassium channel ATP-binding subunit isoform X4 translates to MPLPLLRLLGLGARFRPVPLSLRGSPGPGCSFRYGGIRPGLVVPPRHPPCPPTPTRLCLLLAGPLAGCALIGGVGLAARCQEATLSPVPVPEPSESPQPSSEPPFDWPLFWTFLRPQLLALSAAVLLALCSALVSVRVPVVLGQLVDAVAGCAGGLFPRYVAAVRLPALRLLGLHCLQGLLTFGYIALLARAGERLAGNMRKELFMSLLRQDVAFFDATRTGQLVARLTADVQEFKSSFKLVISQGLRSGTQTLGGFVSLYLLSPKLTGLLVLALPTLVGIGTLLGSGLRGLSRQAQDQVAKATVVADEALGNVRTVRAFAMEEQQAGLYCTEVDRAGLLSERLGLGIAAFQGLSSLALNAVVLGTIFVGGSLMAGDQLSPGDLMSFLVASQTVQRSMASISILMGQVVRGLSAGARVLELLRLEPSVGLRGGGSIPHHSLLGHISFNHVSFSYPTRPGHPVLQDFSLTLPPGKTVAIVGPSGEGKSTVAALLERFYEPTRGTITLDGRDIAELDPSWLRGKVLGFISQEPVLFGTSILENIRFGRPGASDAEVESAARMANADGFIRAFPEGYHTLVGERGVALSGGQKQRVAIARALLKDPQVLILDEATSALDAESERAVQEALDRASRGRTVLVIAHRLSTVRGAHCIVVLARGRVAEAGTHEELVQRGGLYAELIRRQQQDGS
- the ABCB8 gene encoding mitochondrial potassium channel ATP-binding subunit isoform X1, with the protein product MPLPLLRLLGLGARFRPVPLSLRGSPGPGCSFRYGGIRPGLVVPPRHPPCPPTPTRLCLLLAGPLAGCALIGGVGLAARCQEATLSPVPVPEPSESPQPSSEPPFDWPLFWTFLRPQLLALSAAVLLALCSALVSVRVPVVLGQLVDAVAGCAGGLFPRYVAAVRLPALRLLGLHCLQGLLTFGYIALLARAGERLAGNMRKELFMSLLRQDVAFFDATRTGQLVARLTADVQEFKSSFKLVISQVSWGGGHRDHPTHSSGPPPTLPIPQGLRSGTQTLGGFVSLYLLSPKLTGLLVLALPTLVGIGTLLGSGLRGLSRQAQDQVAKATVVADEALGNVRTVRAFAMEEQQAGLYCTEVDRAGLLSERLGLGIAAFQGLSSLALNAVVLGTIFVGGSLMAGDQLSPGDLMSFLVASQTVQRSMASISILMGQVVRGLSAGARVLELLRLEPSVGLRGGGSIPHHSLLGHISFNHVSFSYPTRPGHPVLQDFSLTLPPGKTVAIVGPSGEGKSTVAALLERFYEPTRGTITLDGRDIAELDPSWLRGKVLGFISQEPVLFGTSILENIRFGRPGASDAEVESAARMANADGFIRAFPEGYHTLVGERGVALSGGQKQRVAIARALLKDPQVLILDEATSALDAESERAVQEALDRASRGRTVLVIAHRLSTVRGAHCIVVLARGRVAEAGTHEELVQRGGLYAELIRRQQQDGS
- the ABCB8 gene encoding mitochondrial potassium channel ATP-binding subunit isoform X3, which translates into the protein MPLPLLRLLGLGARFRPVPLSLRGSPGPGCSFRYGGIRPGLVVPPRHPPCPPTPTRLCLLLAGPLAGCALIGGVGLAARCQEATLSPVPVPEPSESPQPSSEPPFDWPLFWTFLRPQLLALSAAVLLALCSALVSVRVPVVLGQLVDAVAGCAGGLFPRYVAAVRLPALRLLGLHCLQGLLTFGYIALLARAGERLAGNMRKELFMSLLRQDVAFFDATRTGQLVARLTADVQEFKSSFKLVISQGLRSGTQTLGGFVSLYLLSPKLTGLLVLALPTLVGIGTLLGSGLRGLSRQAQDQVAKATVVADEALGNVRTVRAFAMEEQQAGLYCTEVDRAGLLSERLGLGIAAFQGLSSLALNAVVLGTIFVGGSLMAGDQLSPGDLMSFLVASQTVQRSMASISILMGQVVRGLSAGARVLELLRLEPSVGLRGGGSIPHHSLLGHISFNHVSFSYPTRPGHPVLQDFSLTLPPGKTVAIVGPSGEGKSTVAALLERFYEPTRGTITLDGRDIAELDPSWLRGKVLGFISQEPVLFGTSILENIRFGRPGASDAEVESAARMANADGFIRAFPEGYHTLVGERGVALSGGQKQRVAIARALLKDPQVLILDEATSALDAESERAVQEALDRASRGRTVLVIAHRLSTVRGAHCIVVLARGRVAEAGTHEELGGGGAGWEGDVGKGCHQCGCPHAV